DNA from Mugil cephalus isolate CIBA_MC_2020 chromosome 5, CIBA_Mcephalus_1.1, whole genome shotgun sequence:
CACTGGCAGGACATGCTCTTAACAATTTTGACAGATTCAAcatggaaagaagaaaatatttgcaGGTGCAGCCGACTCTCAGTGCTGTAATAAAATCAATTCATGTGTgtcaattattatttattaattattctcTGAATTGATTTGATCAAGTAAAAGGTACAAAAATGCCttttaaaagattatttttgttATGTACTTAAATCACAACTTTATACGTCTTTCGTCTTTTAGCGTTAGACAAGTAGTACTTTTAGGTAGatgtatactttatttatcccagtAGCATcaccacacagagacaggaggaattaATCAGGATCAAAACTTATCAAATATCACAGTAAATTTAATTTAGTGTCTGTGTAACTGATGCCGTGCGTTTGTGTTCAACAGTTATGTGCATAGCCGGCATCGGCCTCGTGATGCTCTTCTTCAGCTGGCTGCTGTCGGTCTTCAGAGCCAAGTACCACGGTTACCCGTACAGGTAGGCGCCCGCGTTTACAGTCGCATCACTTCACGCCGCTTTACTGCCGCTGCGAATGCAAGGTGTTAGTTTCACGTTGTCTCTGTTGCAGCTTTCTGTTCACGTGGGGCTCCTGAGGGTCGCAGAGTTTCAAAAGCGATGAAAGGAACGCGAGGACGTGAAGTTCTCACGAGTGTCCCAACGAGAAAAACCACGTCAATTAAAGCCACTGACTGACCTTTTACCATTTAAATCCCAGTCTCAGCAAGTACACGACATCTTGTGTCATATGGTTTCTTGTGGATTAGGATTTTGTCAAGAATAATGTGTAAAGTTGATGGTTTTGTAATGGTTTATATTTACAGGACACACAAGTTTGTATCTCAGCTGTTGTTGGAAACATAAACCGGTTGGACTCCTTTATGGTTggtttgttcatttgtgtgtgaactttaatttgaatatttttgttttgtttttctggccaACACTGCAGCTCCTGTAACACATCCAGAAACGCTTCCCAAACTCTGGCTTGAACAGTCTCTTTATTTTCCAGTGACAGCATTAAGGGGAAACACAACCAAGTAGTAACGTTCACTCCTAAGTTGTACATTCGTGTAAGACTCGAAAACCTCCCAGAGGATTGTTCAATCCAACCTCGTGAACGACGAGAGTGAATGTGATACGTTAGACAGCTGCAGTGTTTAGGGATAAATCGAATGAATGGGTTTACTGAAGAATGTCATGGCACCGTcttttagtttggtttggtGAGTGGATAATAGAATAACGCGGCAGGAGAACGTCCACATCCTGGACCGGGATCCTTTTAGCCCATGTTGTGTCGGTTCCCGTAGCCTCGAGGGTGAGTGTCTTTCCAGTCGTCCCAAGTTCTGGCTTTCACCAGAGCCTCTTCGTCGTCGTTTTCcacctttttctccttttcttcctcctccctctccttggCGTCAGTGTCCTCATCCACGGGGATCCTCTTGGGTATACCCTGGTCGGGCAGGGCTCCGTGTTTCCTGTGTTGGTCGTACCAGTCGTCTACTGTCATGGTGGCAAGGCTGGGGTAACCAGCCCCAAACACCCGcgcctgaaacacaaacacacctcatTAATCGGTGCGTTCACGTACACGGCTTAATCGAGCTATACTCAAAacacatgcaacggagaaaatccaataactgtcgggaacatttcctcctcctctacactaggtggcgatatgtgtgttttcagccaGTTAATACGGATCTGTTTCTGGttcaactggagtcgttcatgcagcagatcTGTCAACTATATGTACGGCTACGTTCAgtgttaaatttatttttcacaatatgtttggaagagatgaCTCgataatttataattttacaCAAAACACGATGACAGCAcatcattcataaaaataataaagtaataaaattacaaaataattcaatttcAATCCATTAATCTGTATCTGTGGGTGCGAAAAGATGTAAGACGTTTTTTCCTGAgaaagtttaaataataatacagctttatcaatttatatataaaaagacaaaacaaaaccgctaAGTTGCTCTTTTTTGCTAAAATTGCTAACCtatcttctgcttcttcctgttgtccaaccaagtATAAAATGTAACGTAGACTACGTAACGACACCTGGAAGCACTGGATACAACACGATGGATAATGGTACAGATTTCTttctatgcacacacacacgttgtctagttaaacttCAATTAAGGCGTATATTTGCTATTATGTACAAAtggcattatctgggtgtcttaatcagataaagagaactctgatattagtcggagtaacattttaatatgcacttaagttgtccagttaaagtcggattaagccccccccccccgtgtaTTTACAGCAGATCATCTATGAATTAAAGACTTAACATCAAATCAGACCGAACCAAATACAAATTCAATTCATCAGTCTGATAGTATGAAGACTGATTTCGCTTATTTGGAAACGGAaaactgcaccaacactttcaaaaccaaaggaatgaggagTTAAAAATGTTGGAATTAGAAAATATCATAAAGAAACAAGACGAGATTTTCATATTAAGGCGACTTTTCTTAATTGGGAGATCATTGTCTCGGCCAAGGCATTTTTAAAACGATGGGATTAGAtcagaacaaactaaaacctTAAACCCGTAGAGGAAAACGTCTTCTACTTCCTAGTTGCACCAGCATCCAAGCTGATGAAAACAtgattacaaataaaaacttaaaaaaagggagggctggtgatggcaccacacacacaagcactgaaataacaaaataatcctcatataatgttgacttcctgtggtgttcaactctgaggacaaatgcaggctaaataaaaataaaccatatTAGTTTCTATGTAGTAGAGATGATTATTTAATACTTTCAACTTGattcactgaaataaaacaccacattGTCTCGAGAAGAGTTTCCTGGAGACGGTgtcaagaataaaaatattctaGAGACGGTTGTGGAGTTAAACCCTGGAGCTAAGGCACGAGGTACAGTCTCCTACTTTGACAGCTCTGTTTATTGGACTTAATATAGTCACACGGTTCATGTGTGATCAAACAGAATCTCCAGGAGTTTGTTTAAGATCGGATCCGGACTCAGATCGTCTGATGTCGAATATTAATGTATGTACGGTGGATGTGAGCATGAGCAAAAACCGATAAGAAGCGTGATGGGATGATCCCACCTGCACAGCGTCCTTGGTGAGGACAAACGGTTTCATGGGAGGCCTGGCTGGCTGAGCCGGCTGCTTGGCAGCGCTGTGCTTCAGAACGTCCATCTTTTGGAGAATCTCTATCTCCTGGTCGatgctctccatctcctccagacaCACGGCGATCCACCTCCGGACGCTCAGGAGGTAGAACTCTCTGATGACTTCGTCGTCGGCCTGTCCGCTGTCCACGGCTTTCCGGACGTCCGACAGTTtggcctccagctccttcttgCGACGGTACCGCTCGATCTTGGCCTGTCGCTGGGTCGCCATGGCGACCAGGTCCGGGGCGGAGGGGGCCgactgaaaggaaaagagagataTATAACtcgatttatttttaatactaaTAATCTAATGCAGGGATCTGCATCGTATTTCAGGCCAACgacccctaaactgatggagagactaagtAGAGACACCGACCTAGAGCTAtttaagaattattattatcattttgcattaaaatctTAAGATAAACATAATCATAAAGATAATATCTTCCGCCTGGAGTCTTTCAACTTCCCCGTTTGGAATAAATTAAGAAAGAAGAAGATCTATCTACCCACCGATCGAATATCTACCTGTATCCTCTTCACAAAAcccaacaaaaataaataaatacataaataaagatgtCTGCAGAAGTCATGGATGAATAAACACATCCAGTGTTTTGGGATCTCAGAGTATTTCTCAGAAGCATCTTATGCCTCGAGGATTCACTGAGGAAAACACGTTCATCATCTCTGACGTGAGGAAAGTCTTTAAAGGATGAATACCAGGAAGTCAGCCCTTTGTGTACAATGGAAAGAGGACGGATatgtacaaatacacacactttaaatattcCTTTAGTCAGTAAGACTGTCCATTTTTGGCCATAGTTGGGAATTTACATgatatattaagaaaaaaaaacagctaatttGATTTAATGAGACCACAGGTTTATAGGacttatttttaatgtgtgaatCAGAGACCATTTAACAATCcatatattttgtaatttatttcctTCCGCCCACTGTCCAACATAATTTGTGTTGGGCAGTGGGCTAAAGGAAATAAGTTACAAAATATatggattaattaattaataatatttaaagagcCATGAAGCCCCATTCAGCCCTGTGAACCTGTAGACTTATAACTCACctgtaattaaatacatttcactgtacGGTGAACAACGTCATATGTTTGCTATACTTTCATACGTGTTAACGTGTTATATTGACACATTGAACAATACATTTACTCAAATTAATACATTCAATAACAGGGGACGTCtcgtttatttattaattttaaaccCTGATCTGATACCGATTCTTTAATATTCAATATCAGTCAAATCCGAgtccagatctgatcttaataaataataaaaataaactcctgcccctggagattcataaaaGCCTTTCTTGTTTTGATCATATTCTGCTAGATCATGTGCACATTTaccaataaaacagaagaagtcgATGTTTTGACCCTATATAaagacgtggttttggtttaagATTTATTTGTAACATGCACAGTTACACAAAGTATCTGTAAAAGTACAGTGAAATGTACGTctgtacctgcagccagtggtaaaacaaaaagtaatacAGTAAAAACCGTAATAATTACACACAGCAcaaaaggtaaaaagaaaatataagtaTAGATGTACAACTATTTTACTATTACGTCCTCTGTTCTCGGGGTAAAtctccagcttttttttcccagtggcTCAAAGacgtgatgttttttgtttttgagagcACATACAGTCAATTTTTTCCACAAATGGCAAGTCTTTATATCCTATTTCATTAATTTAGTGGCACCACCTAATTGAATGTGTGTCTGTTATTGTtgtacctttttattttaaacaaataaccAGTAATATCTGTGTTGGTTGTGATGAGCTGAGTGAGGGCGTGGGAGGAaggttgttatttatttatttatttattttgttgagtgTTGTCtaagttattttttatgtttttatgagtcTGTGTCcatatgcatatttttttaattgcatttttccaataaaaatattgagTAATATTGAATAACACCTGCTATTTATTCTGAACATGGCACATGAGATAACTTACCTGAAAAATGATCGGGTGATGACTACATTTGAGAATCAAGAGATTAGTGTTTATCAATTCATTTCCTACGGTTTCCATCATTAGTCACTAACTTAAAAAACTCACCATTGCTTTAGATTCTCCATCCTCCGACGCTTCGTCgttgcttgtgtttgtgtccggCAGCTCAAACCGCGCTACGTTATACTCTTTACACCTCCTCAGGAAATCCAGAAAATAAGCCCGGGATGCGACCACTATCTCCAGCCGTGCGTCCTGCCTGGTGCGTTTCATGTTGAGAGCCCCTAGCAGGGCGGGCAGGAGCAGATATTTCAGGTCTGTCGTGGcgatctcctccagctcctcattGCGACTGAACAGGTCGAGCTGAGCCACCATCCTGGAGGCTTCCTGCAACATGCGGACTCCTTCTTCGACCCGGGCCTGGACAGCGGTCGAGCCCAGGGGTTTGTTTGTGCTGTCCACCTCTTCGAATATTTTCCAGCCGCCGTCTAGTAAATCTGTTAAGCTAAGAGGGTTTCCATCTGCATTTGAGGATTGGCCCATGTTGTTGCTGTCTTCGCTTTCCGCCATCTTGTAAAATTTTCTTCTGGGGTATTTCTTCTTCGtcgttttgtattttttgcgGCTCACCGGCATTACTGCCCCCACAGGCCAAATACTAGAATTACaacttttatattaaaaaaacaaacaaacaccaggaATAGACTGGAATAGAATAATCACTGGAGCCAATTAATGTACaatatattgccaaaagtattgttttttattctagaatagaatagaaaaatatttatttgtctcctGGGGATAAATTCCAGTGtccagtatatatatatatatcaatacaGAGTGattttataacaaagtggaagtgattGGGACCAACAGTGACTCAGCCATGAACTTTGGGGGTTGTTCTTCCAGTAGCATtgccccttagttccagtgaaagaaactctgaatgcttcagcataccaagagattttggacaattcaaTACTTTCAACTTTGTTGGAACAGTTTTTGGGACAAACCctttcctgttccaacatgactgtgaaCTAGTGCACAAAGCAaagtccataaagacatggatgagtgagtttggtgtggaagaacttgactggcctgtaCAGAGTCCTgatagaacacctttgggatgaattagatgaaggCTGTGACTTCATCACTGCGCTTCTTGAAAAATGGTCAAACATTCCCATGAACAGGCTCCTAAACCTCGTGGAAATCTTTCCcggaagagttgaagctgttatacTTGCAAAGGGTGGACTAATGTCATATTAGCCCGGATGGATTTGGCTTTTATAGTGTGTACTGTTTGGCTTTACTGACTCACCCgtcagcaaaaaaagaaagaatcattAATCGTGTTGTACATTTAGCCAAATGGCACATCCACAAATGTCGATACACCTGCAGGACAAAAGTAGCAGAGGGGTCTAATCTGACCTACAACATGCACGTTTTCAAAGTATGAAAATTACATAGACAACTGCAGTTTTATGAAAATAATGCTGTCCTTAACTCGTCCATTTTGTCAGTCATACcagtagcttctttagttctatGGCACcggagggaagtttgaggtttaaatagggaacTCAGTGGGTTACAAACCACCATAAACTTGCTTGACCAAAAACTAGTGcaactaatttccataatgacCAGACACTACCTTCCGATCTGACTCAA
Protein-coding regions in this window:
- the igbp1 gene encoding immunoglobulin-binding protein 1; protein product: MAESEDSNNMGQSSNADGNPLSLTDLLDGGWKIFEEVDSTNKPLGSTAVQARVEEGVRMLQEASRMVAQLDLFSRNEELEEIATTDLKYLLLPALLGALNMKRTRQDARLEIVVASRAYFLDFLRRCKEYNVARFELPDTNTSNDEASEDGESKAMSAPSAPDLVAMATQRQAKIERYRRKKELEAKLSDVRKAVDSGQADDEVIREFYLLSVRRWIAVCLEEMESIDQEIEILQKMDVLKHSAAKQPAQPARPPMKPFVLTKDAVQARVFGAGYPSLATMTVDDWYDQHRKHGALPDQGIPKRIPVDEDTDAKEREEEEKEKKVENDDEEALVKARTWDDWKDTHPRGYGNRHNMG